The genomic DNA AGTTGTGAGATAAAACTGATTCAGAAGACACAGAAACAGAGCCTtgatcaaacacaaacacaaacaaactgggaaaaaaaaaccaaccagACAATCTATGAATTCCAACCAAACCTGATTCAGGCACAGAAATTGAAAGAACTGCAACATCTCTCTCCTTTAAATCCCATCTACGTTCATTTGCTGAGAGAAGTAtcctaaacaaaataaaaacaaatgctAGCAGTCATGTAACAACAAACCTTTCGAAACAGAACCCTAATTTctataaatcataaaaccataATTTCTAATAGCCtcaaataaacaagaattcttAGCAAGAGAAAGATATTTGTACCATGAGAAACGCCGATTGCTGAAAGAACTCTTCAATTTGTTGccgatttggtgaagaaaacTCTTCGATTCGTGAAGGAAACACCGTTGCTCAACCAGAGTCgccttttgaatttttttgcgAATCCTCCTGTCAAGCTGGTGAATCCTCCTGTCAAGCTGgtgaatgttgttgttgttaatttctATTAagcagtttttattttattttatagctTTACTTTATATAAATGGGCCTAAAAGTGACGAAATGCCCTTGCCTCGCAAGTAACGCATAAATAATTTCAATACTCTAAAAACCCTAATGTTTTTCTATAGTTTTCCAccaaacattgtttttttttttttcaagaaatgtCGAGAAGCCTCATCACCACATTCGTCAGCTTTGCCGTGAGATCTACCGCAAAAGGCTCCAACACAGCCACAAGAAACGCCAGAGTTTCGAATGTTAGGGCTCTTAACACTCGAGCCATTTCTGAACTAGGTACTTAATTATAAACCTAATTTCCTTCCTAAAATTCCTAGATCGGAACAAAATTCAATTGTAACATCGAATCCTTAACTTCATAGATCGACctaatattcttttaaatatgtCTTGTTATGGCTCTGTAGATACTTCCACTGACACTTCACAACAACATGCGCCTGAATATACTTCTAAATCGAGGGCATGTTCGAGACTACGATCTGCTCTTGTAACTGGTGCTGAAACTTCTAGTCAAGCATTACATACGCTTAGCTCATTAGGGTTCATGTTAGGGGTGGATTCCCATCCCAACTCAAAGCCAGTCTAGAAAAAATCTTCCAAGGCCCAGTTCAGGAAGAATCTCCCAAGGCCCAAATAGACACTTAAAAGGAGAGAGGGGTATTGCGGTCCTTTTAACTGACAAACCGATACGACTTTCTATAAATATGAACGTACAACGCTTAGCTGATGGAGCAAAAAACAGAAGCTAAACGCTACAGAAACCACGAGTAATTAATTAAGCATCTCGTCTAAAACGCGAGTCGACGAGCCACAAGCTCGTCTACCTTAATTTCCTTTCACTCGTTCTATTGTCTATCATTGTAGTCCGAATTATTTTGCACCGGCACCGAGTTATTAAAGAGAGATTCAACATCCTTTTTACCGAgctataaatatttaattatgacTGACTtcaacatcaacaatttggcgcacAAGGTAGGGGGAGCCAAATAGAAAATTTCTTTAAGAACTTAGAAGACGAACCTGCGAAAAATAGACGAGATGACTGGAACCGctaaagaaggaaacaaagggATCGGTTCGTCGGGTGGAACGATAACTCCAGGAACAGATCAGCGGAGCCAGCAATCCTTCCAACCCCGGACGCTCCAAGAAAAGCTGTCGCAGCCGAAAGCCCGGAAACGTTCGTCATCCCGACGAACCTAACAAGCTCGGCGAGCACAGAAGCGACGCAAAATCCTGTGCAGCTCACTTTGCTCAACAGTCAGCCTGTCTCTAGCATAGACAAGCTGTTCCGCGGGATACTAACATGCCTCGACCAGCAGGAACAATGAACCAACACTCGTCTGGACGCACTTACCGCAGCGCAAGTCAGTTCTCAGGAGGAAATCAACCATCTCCATGCCACTCGGCAAAACCCGGCAAGCCTACTCTCACTCGGAACGATGGTGGGACCACACGTGCAAACTAACGAGCTTGAGCGTAACCCCATCGTACACATCGACGAACAAACTAGTGGGGGAAAGGATGCGGAGCTAAAGgaaatcaaagagaaaatgCAAGAGATGGAAGCAATATTCCAAAAAGTGACAAGCAAGGCACCAGAGGTACATGTAACGACCAGCTTCCTCGGTAACGGTGGTACGTGAAATAGTATGTACGCTGTACGAACGCGGTACGAGAGATGGTACATACACGTAGCCGGAAGGATCAGGACGTATCCGGAAGGATCAGGACGTATCCGGAAGGATCATGGCGTATCCGGAAGGATCAGGACGTATCCGGAAAAGTCAGGATGTATTCGGAAGAATCAGGACGTACTTGATACAAACCTCGGAACGAGAGCAAGACGAATCAGGATCCGTAAAGGACAACGGCTGTGATTCGATAGCCAATGGTTCTAGATGGAAATGGAGAGTTCGAGACTACCGAAGTAGTGAACATATGTTTGAACTGAAGAAAAGGAATTCTAAACCTTACATTGTAGATGATGCAGGCATGTAAGTTTCTGGATAAAAATGGGAATATTTGGCACTTAGTCTAAGTGACAGTCCGAGTGATAGTGGGagtgaaagtcctagtgatGGTGATAGGGATAGTGAGAGTGATAGTGAAGTAGGACTATCCAGAAATGGTCGCATCGGTGAACGATGGATCGGGCCAATGGACAAGGATGGACCAATTAGACCATGGGCCGATGGGTGGCCTAGGAATTCGGGaaaggaaacccgagagaaatggaTACTCGCAAAAAAGGCAAAATTGGTCGGATAAGGATAGATGCAAAAAATAAGGAAGTTGTGGGACGATAGGGTTTATCGTTTTGGGACAACTCAAGGCAGTTTAGTTGACCCTATATAAAGGATAAAACCCTTAGAGAAATTCTCTAGTTTTCGCATAAGACCTTTCAGCCGccgcaagagaaagagagaagagtttccATCGAGCTTGGCCGAGAATTCCTAAGTCTAGATCGAGAGAAGAACGGTAAGTCTTCCTCCACCTTGATCCGTCGATAGTATATGGTTCATACATCGGTGGTTAACGATGTAGATCTGTCCGTGTAGAGGCGGGGATCAGAATTTGGGCATAGGGATCAAGAGATTAGCACCGTAGGTCAAaaccgaaggtgagtgcgtgactgtggccgagatccatggttgattctcttgacccgtGGTTTATTTAATCTCGTTAATTGCATGTATTAGTTAATGGTTAATGTattctattgcaatatgaatggtGGTTGGTCTAAACGACTTGGACAACTATCCTATGTGAATTGTTTGACTTGTCGGATTGAGATTattgaactgagcctagtgagacgggatgactAAGACAAGCAGGAAAAGAAAGGTCCGGTGATCAGGCTtttagtggctgaccagctcgtgtgacggAGGCAAGGGAGGAAGAGGATGGTGACTTTGGGTAGTTTTTATTATGGCTTGTTATTTTCCGGATTGTACTATTATCATGCATGGGTGTTAAGGATGTTCGAACCTTTAAATTAATGAATGCGTATTTTTAAGTTACTAGACCTGTTGTACATAACCGTTGTTGCAAATTGTTGAACGAACAAGTAGAAAATTGATAGGCcctaagaaattttttatcGGCATGTACGGCCATGTACGGGATtttagggtcggggtcttacaGTAGACCTCGAGCTGGAAGCAACGCAGAGAACACCGTTCTCCAGAAGACTCGCGACCACTCCAGTACGGCGACCGGTCAAGCCAAAACTAGGCTACTATGACGGTACTGCCGAACCGCGAGACTTCCTGCGTACATTTGGGGTCTCTCTTGGCCCCCTGCAATTCAGCCCGACGGAATACGATGCCAGAGCATGTCAAGTCTTTGCCGAACATCTGACGGGCACTGCTCTAAGTTGGTTCTCACAGCTTCCATCTGGGTCGATTGACAATATCAAGGACCTAATAACCGAATTCTTGAAGAATTTCTCGGTACTGatggagaaaaaaaactctcacGCCGACCTCTATGCCCTAACACAGGTACGCCAAGAATCGCTTCGGTCATTCGTAGGACGATTCAAGGAAGTCATCGTCACTGGTTCAATCCCAGACGCTGCGACTATCGTCGCACTCAAGGATACCCTATGGTATGAATCTCGGTTCAAGGAAGAGCTGTCCTTGTCACACGTGGAAACCATTGCCGACGCATTGTGCCGAGCAGCCAAACATATTGAGCTCGAAGAGGAAAAGGCCGTCAATGCTAAGAAGCACACAACGACAAAGAGCACCATGGCAAAAGAGCCAACGGTTATAGCTCCAAAAACCGAGCACGTCGAGCCCCGACAACATTTCAGTCGGAATCAAGATCAGACTCGTGGGACTTTCGCGATCAACGACGACGCACAACAGAAACAACTATGGATCGTATATGTCCAAAGGGAAGGAGGGGGAAGTAGCGCGACCCAATACTGTGATTACCATCAAAGTTCCACTCATGCAACCGAGGAGTGCCGCTACCTACAAACAATCTTGATGGAACGATACAAAAAGGGCGCAATAGTCGTCGAGTCTGACAGAAGCAAGGCACTCCGACCAGAGAGAAGCGATACTAAGCGAGGTGAAACTGTTGCCCGAAAGTTTGTAAGCAAGGATTCCAAGATTCTCGACGACCAAAGTGGGGACGAACTGGAGATGCCGGATGACGTCGCCCACGAGAAACGACCACGTACAGATCGAAAGCTCAAGCAACATCCACCACAACCCAGGCGACAGATAAATATGATTATGGGAGGGTTAGCAGAGTGTAACGACTCGGTCAGGTCAATTAGGGACTACACTAAGAAAACCGAGATGAAAAAGTCCTGGCCATCAAGAGTTGACTCCCCGAACACACGTATATCCTTCGACAATAGCGACCTCGAGGGGTTAGATCTACCACACAACGACCCATTGGTCATCGAGCTTCTCATAAGCGAGAGCCAAGTCACAAAAATCCTGATCGATACCGGAAGTTCAGTAAATGTGATCTTCAGGAATGTCCTCGCACAAATGGAGGTAAGCGAGAGCGACATCATGCCAGAATGCCATTCGCTAACAAGGTTCGATGGAGACTTCGTCATGTCAATCGGCACCATAGATCTGCCGATCTTTGTTGGTGGAACAGCTCAGTATTTTTGGTTCGCTGTCATAGACAAGCCTACCATCTTTAACGTCATCCTGGGAACCCCGTGGCTCCATAAGATGCACGCAGTTCCgtcgacgtaccatcagtgtGTCAAGTTCCCAATCCCAAAAGGAGTATACACACTGCGCGGCAACCAGCAGAGCGCGAGAGCGTGTTTTCTGATTGAACATAAGATTCGCACATCGAAGAGGTTATAGTAACCAAAGCGCCAGGTCGGCGACAATAGCCCATCACCGACCGACGGAAGGCCGACTCCCATCCAGCAGGGAGTCGCTGCAACTGAAGAGGTAGTTATCGACGAGTCCGATGCAAAGAAACGTGTGACTATCGGTACGGACATAACCCCAACCATGCGTGACGAGCTAATCCTCTTTCTATGAACTAATGCGGCAAAATTCGCATGCTCAATGGAGGACATGAAAGGTATCGACCCCACAGTCACGACGCATGAGCTCAATGCCGATCCAACTCACAAACCAGTCAAGCAAAAGAGGAGAAAGCTTGGACCAGAGCGATCGCAGGCAGTCAACGAAAAAGTGGAAAAGCTACTCGGAGCCGGTTTGATTTTCGAGGTAAAATACCCATAATGGCTGGCTAATCCAGCGGTcgtaaagaagaaaaacgacAAGTGGAGGATTTGCGTCGACTTCACCGACCTGAACAAAGCTTGTCCAAAGGATAGTTTTCCATTACTACGAATCGATCAGCTCGTCGAAGCAACTACCGGCAACGAACTCTTGACATTTATGGACGCATTATCGGGGTACAACAAGATCCTCATGCATAGTGAAGATCGGGAAAAAACTTCATTTATCACCGATCGTGGAATCTATTGTTACAAGGCTATGCCCTTCGGTTTGAAGAATGCAGGAGCGACCTACCAACGACTAGTCAACAAGATGTTTGCCGAGCAACTCGGCTGAACCATGGAGGTGTACATCGACGACATGCTCGTCAAGTCAAGGAGAGCCAGCGAGCACATCACTCATCTCCGAAAATGTTTTGACACGCTGAACAAGTATGGTATGAAGCTGAACCCGGCAAAGTGTACATTCGCAGTCAAGTCCGGCAAATTCCTTGGCTACCTAGTGACCCGACGAGGCATTGAAGTAAATCTGAAGCAAATCAAAGCTATAATTGACCTGCCTGCACCAAAAAACGCCAAGGAAGTACAACAACTAACTAGTCGAATAGCCGCTTTGAACCACTTCATTTTAAGATCTACCAATAAGTGTCTCCCGTTCTACCAACTTGTCAAGACCAAAGGAAAATTTGAGTGGAATGAGGCCTGCCACGAGGCATTCGCAAAACTAAAAGCGTACCTGTCAACCCCACCGGTCCTAGCTAAGCCAGAGAACGGCGAGACATTATTCCTTTATATCACCGTATCAGTATCTGTTGTCAGAGGCGTTCTGGGCAAGGACGATCGAGGAGAACAACAACCTATTTTCTATATCAGCAAGTCCTGACCAACGACCTATTTTCTATTGCCCACTTGGTCAGTCGCCCATATTTCCAGTCGCATACCATTGCCGTACTGACCAACCAGCCTCTGCAAATAATCCTGCATAGCCCGAACCAGACTGGACGACTGACCAAGTGGGCAGTAGAGCTCATCGAATACGATATCGAGTACCGCACCCGCCCAGCCGCAAAGTCCCAGGTTTTAGCAGACTTCTTGATCGAGCTTCCTTTTAGGTAACGCCGAGCTATCCCACACCGACCCTTCGATGGAAAGATGGACTTTGCATGTCGATGGAGCCTCTTCGCAGCTCGGTTCCAGGGTCGGGATCCGTCTGACGTACCCAACAAAAGAAATTCTGGAGCAGTCATGCTGACTCCGATTCCAGGCAACGAACAATGTCGCCGAGTACAAAGCACTAATCGCCGGCTTAAAGATCGCCGACGGAATGGGAATCAAGCGAATTCAAGCTTTCTGTGATTCCCAGTTTGTCGCCAATCAATTCAGCGACGAGTACGATGCTAAAAGTGAACCAATGGCGGCTTATCTTGATGTCGTTAGAATCCTTTCCAAGCGTTTCGACGAATTTGAACTGATCAAAATTCCAAGGGGAGATAATGCTCCAGTTGATGCCCTCGCAGCGCTTGCCTCGACTTAAGATCCCGATCTCCGGCGCGTTATCCCAGTTGAAAGCATCAATGCGCCAAGCATTAGAGAAGCTTTGTCGGCGACCTGTCTCGCCCTTCATCAACCAAATGATATCAGAACCACATGGAAGGCTGCAACCCCAAGAAGAAACTTCGAGCCTCCATGTCATGATGACAAGACAGATTGGCGAGTCTTGATTCGTGCTTATCTGGCAGACGGTGACGTACCAACGGATAAATGGGCAAAGCGACGGCTGAAAGCAAAGGCTGCCCACTATACATTGATGAAAGAACACTTACTCCGGTGGACCGCATCATGAGCCTTACTCATATGTTTGCACGGCGAAGATACAGAACGCATCATGATGGAAACATACGAAGGAGCTGGAGGAAACCACTCGGGTGGACGAGCTTTGGCACTACGTATTAAGAAGCACGGCCATTACTGGCTGACTATGATATTTGATTGTGAGAAGTTCGTCGCCAAGTGCGAGAAGTTCCAACGTCACGCACCCATCATCCATTAACCAACCAAGCTGCTCCGAGCTGGGGTAGCCCCATACCCGTTCATGCGATGGACGATGGACATAATTGGCCCACTGCCCACGTCGAGACAGAAGCGTTACATCCTTGGTCTAACTGATTACTTTACGAAGTGGGTAGAAGCCGAGTCTTACGCCAATATCAAAGCTAAGGACATCCATCTATTCGTATGGAAATTCATCATTTGCCGACACAGGCTGCCATACGAGATAGTTACAGATAACGGCTCACAGTTCATGTCCCTTCAATTCGAAGATTTTTGCGCTAGATAGCGGATCAAACTACGAAACTCAACCTCGAGGTACCCACAAGGAAACGGGCAAGCTGAAGCGATGAACAAAACTATACTCGACGGCCTAAAGAAAAGGATGGACGCCAAGAAGGGTGCTTGGGCCAACGAACTCGACGGGGTGCTCTGGTCCTACCGGACGACCCCACGGCAAGCCACAGGACAAACCCCGATTTGCCTAGCTTACAGGTTGGAAGCTATGGCCCCCGCCGAGGTCGACAGTTCTACCCTTCGCCGAACAATGCTCGTCCAAGACACCGCTCTCAATAGTCAGATGCTTATGGACAGACTCGACGAGCTAGAAGAGGAACGTGACATAGTACTCTTGCGAATCCAGAACTACCAACTCGCTGCGGCCAAGTACTACAACAAGAAGGTCCATAATCGAAACTTCGACGAGGGAGACCTTGTCCTGTGGAAAGTCTTCGAAAACACCGCCGAGCCAAATGCCGGAAAAATGGGAGCTAATTGGGAAGGACCATACCAAGTATCAAGGGTCGTCCATCCAGGCGTGCACGAGTTACTTACGATGAACGGCGAGCCAGTTCCGCAATCTTGGAACTCGATGCACTTAAAGCGATactattattgaaaaaaaaaaccaaaaaaaaaaaaagacgtagGCAGTCTCGTTCACGAGACGCAACCaccaataataaaatctttaattttcaatttttggaGTATTTATGTTTTTACCTGTCACCTTGGCCCAATGACAGTCCGATGTTCCGACATATAAATTTAAGCCGAGTTGCAACTCGCAAAACGAATAAGCCAACCATCACGCGTCGCACCTTAGACAAGAGCAATAACCCGAGAAGCAACTCGCTACTCTGAGGGGAAAATGGGAAGCCGACCTCCTACGTCATACCCATAATCCCGAGTCAACGAAACCGGATCATGAGTCGTTGGCCATTCtaaagccgagtcgcaactcgcagaATGCCTAGAAGGAAAAACAAGTAAGCCAACCATCGCGCGTCgcactttaaaaaaaatgaaaatcaaacgATCAAACATGAAAAGCCAAATTAAAACTCAAAGCAGGATCAATCCATAAACTCGATAATAGTTTCTAAGGGGAGCCGACCCCCATACgtcgacaaaagaaaaaacaaatgagaaatAGACGGACGCCACGAGGAGAATAAATTCAGCCTTCGATCCCCAGGTCGACAATGGAGGGTTCGTCAAACTCCAGCTCGCCGAGTTTCACCTGCCAGAAGCGGCACTCTCCTCGCAGCTCTTCCAGCGTGTCCAACGGGACATCCGCACCTCTGACGATCATCTTCTCGAGGTACGAGCAGATCCCCTCGGCACGATGACTCTCGCAAAACATATGGTCCGTGCTCTCCAGCTGGTCAATATAGCAAATCAGCCTTTCGATGCGAGCCCGGCGAGTTGCGAACTCCGCGTGGTTCTCAAAGGGCCTCCTGGTTAAGGGCTTCAGATCATCTTCTTCGAGATTAGGAACCCTCGCCTCGGCCAAGAACGCCTCACTACGCCAGCGCCCTTCCAACAATCGGTCCATCCTCCACGTCGAAACAAAAAGCCCGTCAGCAATCAGGAGCTTGAGATATTCCACGGTCCCATCGATACGATGAAACTGGAAGTGATGTTCGAATTGGCGATGAGTGGCGATGATGTAAGCCCTCAGCCTTTGAATCTAAGCATCGTATGATTCAATCTCCCCGCGAATCACATCATCCCCGGAGACGATCTCTGTAGCCTGGTTTTCCGACGAACGAGAGTTCCTTGCGGCCAACAATTCACGGGCTCTCCTCAACCACGCCGACCTTGTTGTCATAGGCATGAAGACAACCAAATCTGTCAAAGGAAAAATCTGCAAAAAAGGGGAGAAGCAAATAGTGGAGAGCAAAGTAACTAAAAGGACGGATTTATAGGGAGAATCACGATAGTTCCCAAGGAAGAGCAACCAATCAATGGGCCTCGAAAACTATGCCCACTGAATGGTCGACACAAGGCATAAAGTCAAGATATGTAATAGCAAAGATTAAAAGTTCAAGTAACGATGCGAggtccaaaaagaaaataaggaaaatatagGGTGCCGACCCCAAAACACGGAAAGCTAGTTcacaacaaaagcaaaattaCGACACAAGACCAGTAACCGGAGATTCACGCCCAGGAGTCGCAGGAATGCCGTCTTCGCGACGATCATCTTGTGGGGCACCCGCGTCCTGCTCGCTCGCTCCTCCGCCCCTGAGAATTCAAACGTCCTCACTATCTGACTTGTCAGCATCGTCCTCGACGTTCCGCTCTTCTGTGTTCCTGCTCTCTGGGGACCTAACCCACTTAGGGATCGGGGGAAGCGGCTCGGCAAAAACCA from Camelina sativa cultivar DH55 chromosome 7, Cs, whole genome shotgun sequence includes the following:
- the LOC104704598 gene encoding uncharacterized protein LOC104704598, coding for MEKKNSHADLYALTQVRQESLRSFVGRFKEVIVTGSIPDAATIVALKDTLWYESRFKEELSLSHVETIADALCRAAKHIELEEEKAVNAKKHTTTKSTMAKEPTVIAPKTEHVEPRQHFSRNQDQTRGTFAINDDAQQKQLWIVYVQREGGGSSATQYCDYHQSSTHATEECRYLQTILMERYKKGAIVVESDRSKALRPERSDTKRGETVARKFVSKDSKILDDQSGDELEMPDDVAHEKRPRTDRKLKQHPPQPRRQINMIMGGLAECNDSVRSIRDYTKKTEMKKSWPSRVDSPNTRISFDNSDLEGLDLPHNDPLVIELLISESQVTKILIDTGSSVNVIFRNVLAQMEVSESDIMPECHSLTRFDGDFVMSIGTIDLPIFVGGTAQYFWFAVIDKPTIFNVILGTPWLHKMHAVPSTYHQCVKFPIPKGVYTLRGNQQSARACFLIEHKIRTSKRL